One window of Melospiza georgiana isolate bMelGeo1 chromosome 11, bMelGeo1.pri, whole genome shotgun sequence genomic DNA carries:
- the DCAF1 gene encoding DDB1- and CUL4-associated factor 1, with translation MTSGSGHVDSKAELTTLLEQWEKEHGSGQDMVPILTRMSELIEKETEEYRKGDPDPFDDRHPGRADPECMLGHLLRILFKNDDFMNALVNAYVMTSREPPLNTAACRLLLDIMPGLETAVVFQEKEGIVENLFKWAREADQPLRTYATGLLGGAMENQDIAANYRDENSQLVALVLRRLRELQVTEMTTKQENKRPSPRKVPSDPLLPLDEEAVDMDYGEMTVDGEQEEVSADMEISFHLDSSHKTSSRVNSATKLDDGGLRRSKSGKQHERDGFRKAKQKLGFSTSEPERMFVELSNSSWSEMSPWVIGTNYTLYPLTPAIEQRLILQYLTPLGEYQELLPIFMQLGSRELMMYYIDLKRTNDVLLTFEALKHLASLLLHNKFATEFVAHGGVQKLLEIPRPSMAATGVSMCLYYLSYNQDAMERVCMHPHNVLSDVVNYTLWLMECSHASGCCHATMFFSICFSFRAVLELFDRHDGLRRLVNLISTLEILNLEDQGALLSDDEIFASRQTGKHTCMALRRYFEAHLAIKLEQVKQSLQRTEGGILVHPQPPYKACSYTHEQIVEMMEFLIEYGPAQLYWEPAEVFLKLSCVQLMLQLISIACNWKTYYARNDTVRYALDVLAILTVVPKIQLQLAEPVDVLDEAGSTVSTVGISIILGVAEGEFFIHDAEIQKSALQIIINCVCGPDNRISSIGKFISGTPRRKLPQAPKSSEHTLAKMWNVVQSNNGIKVLLSLLSVKMPITDADQIRALACKALVGLSRSSTVRQIISKLPLFSSCQIQQLMKEPVLQDKRSEHVKFCKYAAELIERVSGKPLLIGTDVSLARLQKADVVAQSRITFPEKELLLLIRNHLISKGLGETASVLTKEADLPMTAASHSSAFTPVAAAASPVTLPRTPRIANGISARLSSHTAVGSTATSVHAQARPSASQGPPALPGPSYASSSPLIGRISFVRERPSPCNGRKIRVLRQKSDHGAYSQSPAIKKQLDRHLPSPPTLDSIITEYLREQHARCKNPVATCPPFSLFTPHQCPEPKQRRQAPTNFTSRLTRRAAFPKYGGVDGGCFDRHLIFSRFRPISVFREANEDESGFTCCAFSARERFLMLGTCTGQLKLYNVFSGQEEASYNCHNSAITHLEPSRDGSLLLTSATWSQPLSALWGMKSVFDMKHSFPDDHYVEFSKHSQDRVIGTKGDIAHIYDIQTGNKLLTLFNPDLANNYKKNCATFNPTDDLVLNDGVLWDVRSAQAIHKFDKFNMTISGVFHPNGLEVIVNTEIWDLRTFHLLHTVPALDQCRVVFNYTGTVMYGAMLQADDEDDLLEERMRSPFGSSFRTFNATDYKPIATIDVKRNIFDLCTDSKDCYLAVIENQGSMDAMNMDTVCRLYEVGRQRLAEDEEDEEEDQEEEEQEEEDDDEDDDDTDDLDELDTDQLLEAELEEDENNENAGEDGENDFSPSDDEEIANLLEEGDEGEDEDSDADEEVELILGDTDSSDNSDLEDDIILSLNE, from the exons ATGACTTCAGGATCTGGGCATGTGGACTCCAAGGCTGAGCTCACTACTTTGCTTGAGCAATGGGAGAAAGAACATGGCAGCGGGCAAGACATGGTCCCTATCCTCACCAG gatgtCCGAGCTGATCGAGAAGGAGACTGAGGAGTACCGCAAAGGGGACCCTGACCCGTTCGATGACCGACACCCAG GTCGGGCAGACCCTGAGTGCATGCTTGGTCACTTACTGAGGATACTCTTCAAGAATGATGATTTCATGAATGCG CTAGTGAATGCTTATGTGATGACAAGCAGAGAACCTCCACTAAACACTGCAGCCTGCAGACTCCTGCTGGACATCATGCCAGGACTGGAAACAGCTGTTGTCTTCCAGGAAAAG GAAGGCATAGTTGAAAATCTCTTTAAGTGGGCACGAGAAGCTGATCAGCCACTAAGGACATATGCAACAGGACTGTTGGGAGGAGCTATGGAAAACCAGGATATTGCTGCAAATTACAGGGATGAGAACTCCCAGTTG GTGGCTCTGGTGCTCCGTCGGCTGCGAGAGTTGCAGGTCACTGAAATGAccacaaaacaggaaaacaagcGCCCCAGTCCTCGGAAAGTGCCCTCAGATCCTCTGCTGCCCCTCGATGAAGAGGCTGTGGATATGGATTATGGGGAGATGACAGTAGATGGAGAGCAAGAAGAAGTTTCTGCTGATATGGAGATCTCCTTTCATCTCGATTCAAGTCATAAGACCAGCAGCAGAGTAAACTCTGCTACCAAGCTGGATGACGGGGGACTGAGAAGAAGCAAATCAGGGAAGCAGCACGAAAGAGACGGCTTCCGCAAGGCCAAGCAGAAGCTGGGCTTCTCCACCTCGGAGCCAGAGCGGATGTTTGTGGAGCTGTCCAACAGCAGCTGGTCAGAAATGTCCCCGTGGGTGATTGGCACCAATTACACGCTGTACCCCTTGACTCCTGCCATAGAGCAGAGGCTGATTCTTCAGTACCTGACTCCCTTGGGGGAGTACCAGGAG ctGCTCCCCATCTTTATGCAGCTGGGATCAAGGGAGCTGATGATGTACTACATTGATTTGAAGCGAACCAACGATGTGCTGCTCACTTTTGAAGCCCTTAAG CATTTGGCATCATTGCTGCTGCACAACAAGTTTGCTACAGAGTTTGTTGCTCATGGAGGAGTGCAGAAGTTGCTGGAGATTCCTCGTCCTTCCATGGCAGCCACAGGAGTGTCCATGTGTTTGTATTACTTGTCATACAATCAAGATGCTATGGAGAGG GTGTGCATGCACCCCCACAATGTGCTTTCAGATGTGGTGAACTACACCTTGTGGCTGATGGAGTGCTCCCATGCCTCGGGCTGCTGCCATGCCACCATGTTCTTCTCCATCTGCTTCTCCTTCcgtgctgtgctggagctcttTGATAGGCACGATGGGCTGCGGCGCCTGGTGAACCTG ATAAGCACTCTGGAGATCTTAAACCTGGAAGACCAAGGAGCCCTGCTGAGCGATGATGAGATCTTTGCCAGCCGGCAGACGGGGAAGCACACCTGCATGGCGCTGCGCCGCTACTTCGAGGCGCACCTTGCCATCAAACTGGAGCAGGTGAAGCAGTCGCTGCAGCGCACCGAGGGCGGCATCCTGGtccacccacagcccccctACAAG GCCTGCTCCTATACTCATGAGCAGATTGTGGAGATGATGGAGTTCCTGATCGAGTATGGTCCAGCACAGCTTTACTGGGAGCCAGCAGAGGTTTTTCTCAAGCTGTCTTGTGTCCAGCTCATGCTTCAGCTCATTTCCATTGCCTGCAACTGGAAGACGTACTATGCAAG GAATGACACGGTACGATATGCTTTGGATGTGCTGGCCATCCTGACTGTAGTACCTAAAATCCAGTTGCAACTGGCAGAACCTGTGGATGTGTTAGATGAAGCTGGGTCTACTGTTTCCACTGTGG GTATTAGTATCATCCTTGGGGTTGCTGAGGGTGAGTTTTTCATCCACGATGCTGAGATTCAGAAATCAGCCCTTCAGATCATCATCAATTGCGTGTGCGGCCCAGATAATCGGATCTCCAGCATCGGGAAATTCATCTCTGGGACTCCTCGTCGAAAGCTCCCTCAGGCCCCCAAGAGCAGCGAGCACACGTTGGCCAAGATGTGGAATGTGGTGCAGTCCAACAACGGCATCAAGGTGCTGCTGTCGCTGCTGTCTGTGAAGATGCCGATCACCGACGCAGATCAGATCCGGGCCCTGGCCTGCAAAGCCCTGGTGGGGCTGTCGCGCAGCAGCACCGTCCGGCAGATCATCAGCAAGCTGCCCCTGTTCAGCAGCTGCCAGATCCAGCAGCTGATGAAGGAGCCGGTGCTGCAGGACAAGCGCAGCGAGCACGTCAAGTTCTGCAAGTACGCGGCCGAGCTCATCGAGCGCGTCTCGGGGAAGCCGCTGCTCATCGGCACCGACGTCTCGCTGGCACGCCTGCAGAAGGCCGACGTGGTGGCCCAGTCCAGGATCACTTTTCCtgagaaggagctgctgctgctgattcgGAACCACCTCATCTCAAAGGGCCTCGGGGAAACGGCGTCTGTCCTTACGAAAGAGGCTGACCTGCCCATGACTGCAGCATCCCACTCTTCTGCCTTCACCCCTGTTGCAGCCGCTGCCTCTCCGGTGACTCTGCCTCGCACTCCTCGCATAGCTAACGGCATCTCAGCCCGTTTGAGTAGCCACACTGCTGTAGGTTCCACTGCCACCTCTGTCCATGCTCAGGCAAGGCCGTCTGCATCCCAAGGTCCACCTGCCCTTCCAGGCCCTTCTTACGCCAGCAGCTCTCCTCTGATTGGCAGGATTAGCTTTGTCAGGGAGAGGCCGTCTCCCTGCAACGGCAGGAAAATCAGAGTGTTGCGACAAAAATCGGACCATGGCGCCTACAGCCAGAGCCCAGCTATCAAAAAGCAGCTGGACAGACACCTTCCTTCCCCACCCACGCTGGACAGTATAATCACAGAGTACCTTAGGGAGCAGCACGCCCGCTGCAAAAACCCTGTTGCCACCTGTccccctttctctctctttactCCCCACCAGTGTCCTGAGCCAAAACAGAGGCGCCAGGCGCCCACTAACTTTACCTCACGGCTGACCCGCAGGGCGGCCTTTCCGAAGTACGGAGGGGTGGATGGTGGCTGCTTTGATAGACACCTTATATTTAGCAG GTTCCGTCCAATTTCTGTGTTCAGGGAAGCAAATGAGGATGAGAGTGGCTTTACCTGTTGTGCATTTTCTGCAAGAGAACGATTCCTAATGCTGGGTACTTGCACGGGGCAGCTGAAGCTCTATAACGTGTTCAGTGGACAGGAGGAGGCCAGTTACAACTGCCATAACTCTGCCATCACGCACCTTGAGCCATCCCGG GATGGATCTTTATTGCTGACATCTGCTACATGGAGCCAGCCTCTGTCTGCGTTGTGGGGAATGAAGTCTGTCTTTGATATGAA GCATTCCTTCCCTGATGACCACTATGTGGAGTTCAGCAAGCACTCTCAGGACAGGGTCATTGGCACAAAGGGAGACATTGCACAT ATCTATGATATTCAGACTGGCAACAAGCTATTGACTCTGTTTAACCCAGATCTTGCCAACAACTACAAGAAGAACTGTGCCACCTTTAACCCCACTGATGACCTTGTCCTAAATGATGGTGTCCTCTGGGATGTCAGATCAGCACAAGCCATCCACAAGTTTGACAAATTCAACATGACTATCAGTGGTGTTTTCCATCCCAATGGGCTGGAGGTCATTGTCAACACTGAAATT TGGGACCTCCGAACTTTCCATTTGTTACACACAGTACCTGCACTGGATCAGTGCCGTGTGGTCTTCAACTATACTGGCACAGTGATGTATGGAG CTATGTTGCAGGCAGATGATGAGGATGACCTTCTGGAGGAGAGAATGAGAAGTCCCTTTGGCTCTTCTTTCAGGACATTTAATGCAACTGATTATAAACCTATAG CTACCATAGATGTAAAGCGGAATATCTTTGACTTGTGCACAGACAGCAAGGACTGCTATCTGGCTGTCATTGAG AACCAGGGCAGCATGGATGCCATGAACATGGACACCGTGTGCAGGCTCTATGAAGTGGGCCGGCAGCGGCTGGCAGAAgatgaggaggatgaagaaGAAGATCAG gaggaagaggagcaagaagaagaagatgatgatgaagatgatgatgacACAGATGACCTTGATGAGCTAGATACAGaccagctgctggaggctgagctggaggaggaTGAGAACAATGAGAATGCTGGTGAGGATGGAGAAAATGACTTTTCTCCCTCCGATGATGAGGAGATTGCCAACCTCCTGGAAGAGGGAGATGAGGGAGAAGATGAAGATTCTGATGCTGATGAGGAAGTTGAGCTGATTCTTGGAGATA CCGACAGCTCCGATAACTCAGACCTGGAGGACGACATCATCCTGTCCCTGAACGAGTGA